One window of the Octopus sinensis linkage group LG3, ASM634580v1, whole genome shotgun sequence genome contains the following:
- the LOC115209920 gene encoding 39S ribosomal protein S30, mitochondrial, protein MAMPSLMLSRSCRSCSRFSSFFHTNNRYASSVVSVNTSEEIPGEEIQYPPIKPRWPPGSWGNMTEKRSWSIWEQSNKLKDTKLKLKDRFEMLSPSPEVTWKCPSVQHYPRSFEYQQYVTKTHMAPGMPEVYEQMEEEAMAYLQRIKPLIERVILFENFLIDRNIKYTRYNKLDPDNVTFLQTEKIINCLLSVLAPDFPHLLTSQFAENVRVRAFWDRYGIPTKPYILRKDREFQRFEKMYSRFNTEFICSQIRSEKPLMPFVPRDSPLCTESEYSQFCYWPSDLSQQNEKVKNICIPGFFHGDPCEFGLVSFHCSSQMKRKIKQFGPEITYEFQKGLGLITSFAWTVAQAYFLGFSSFVELTYPLTTQTVITDGQKFSFFAYQLNTLEMWKDDDGNNLKNICWHTEEENLYELKDGQIQNFNDNVLKQLIKFFMNQPKEPNYPLRPYLEDDPSKIERYLEDKQKKVSRRNQRKVTN, encoded by the exons ATGGCGATGCCATCACTCATGCTCTCGAGGTCGTGTCGATCTTGCTCTAGATTCTCCTCGTTTTTCCACACAAATAATCGTTATGCTAGTAGTGTTGTATCAGTAAATACTTCAGAGGAAATTCCCGGCGAAGAAATTCAATATCCGCCTATCAAACCGAGATGGCCGCCAGGATCATGGGGAAACATGACCGAAAAGAGATCTTGGTCAATCTGGGAACAATCAAACAAGTTAAAAGACACGAAGTTGAAGCTAAAAGATCGTTTCGAAATGTTATCACCATCTCCAGAAGTTACTTGGAAATGCCCCTCAGTTCAGCATTATCCCAGGTCTTTTGAATATCAACAATACGTGACCAAAACTCACATGGCTCCTGGAATGCCTGAAGTTTATGAACAAATGGAAGAAGAGGCGATGGCTTATTTACAGCGTATAAAACCATTAATCGAAAGggttattttatttgaaaatttcctTATTGACagaaacataaaatatacacGATACAATAAACTGGATCCTGATAACGTAACATTTCTCCAAACCGAAAAAATTATCAATTGTTTGCTCTCGGTTCTAGCTCCTGATTTCCCTCATCTACTGACTAGCCAGTTTGCAGAAAATGTTCGAGTCCGGGCATTCTGGGACCGTTATGGTATTCCTACGAAGCCCTacatattaaggaaggatagggaaTTTCAGCGTTTTGAGAAAATGTACAGCCGTTTTAACACAGAATTCATCTGTTCTCAAATCCGCAGTGAGAAGCCTCTTATGCCG TTTGTTCCCCGGGACAGCCCTTTGTGTACTGAGAGTGAATATTCACAGTTCTGCTACTGGCCAAGTGATTTATCTCAACAAAATGAAAAAGTGAAGAATATTTGTATACCAG GATTCTTTCATGGTGATCCATGTGAATTTGGCCTGGTATCATTTCATTGTTCAtctcagatgaaaagaaaaataaagcagtTTGGTCCTGAGATCACTTACGAGTTCCAGAAAGGTCTTGGTCTAATCACATCCTTTGCTTGGACAGTAGCCCAAGCATATTTCCTAG GTTTTAGCTCATTTGTAGAGCTAACTTATCCACTTACCACTCAGACAGTGATCACTGATGGACAGAAGTTCTCATTTTTTGCTTACCAACTTAACACACTGGAGATGTGGAAGGATGACGATGGCAACAACCTGAAGAACATCTGTTGGCACACTGAAGAAGAAAATCTTTATGAGCTCAAAGATGGTCAGATCCAGAATTTCAATGACAATGTTTTAAAGCAACTGATTAAGTTCTTTATGAATCAACCGAAGGAACCAAATTATCCTTTGCGGCCATATCTGGAGGATGATCCCTCTAAAATTGAAAGGTATCttgaagacaaacaaaagaaagtatcTAGACGTAATCAACGTAAAGTAACTAAttga